A region of the Conger conger chromosome 6, fConCon1.1, whole genome shotgun sequence genome:
GAccaactgtgtttgtgaaactggTCCTTAGTGTAAGCTGGGATACCTGCATCCGTTGGTTGAGAACTCTCTGGTTCTGCTCAAGGACAGCACGTCGTTCCTTCTCCATCCTCTGCATCAGTTGCTTTTCattctctctgtgagctctctctGCAGCCTTCAAAAAGTTTGCTGTGTGTTCCTGTTCCCTACGGGCCACCTCTGCCTTaaatctctccatctccacacGCGCTTTCTCCTCTGATGACAAGGGAAGTAAAATATCTAAACTAAGTTGTCGTAATACTTTAAATTTTTCTTAGAATCTTGCATGTTCAGTTTTTATTATCACAATATGTTTTGGCAGAATCCAACAAAAGAAATTGCGGCGATTTAATGGtgattgcattttatttcatctcAAAATACTTGGGGGCCATCCACCTGTAATGAAATCaaataacaccaaaaacagATATATTGTACAGAGCAAATGATAACTGCAAACCCAGACATCAAGCGACTGAAATCTGGACCCAGTTACAGACAGGCAGATACACACGGCAGTGGattcagtcaggagatgactgACTTAATTTTACAGGTCCACTCACCATCTGGATCGAAGGTAATAATACATTCCTGGACCAGAACTGGCCAGCATGTGGTCTAGATTCAGATGACACAAATCTGTGCTGGAATAAGCTAGATTGTGTTTTTtgtatcctttatttaaccaggggagaTCCATTGAGAACTTGTTCTCTTTTGCAAGGgtgaaatgccagagagaacaggtgCAAGTGGGGTGAGAAAGTGAGGGAACAGGGGTAAAGTccctggagcagtttttgggttaagggcccaaaggcagggttctttttttatttagggacccaacttcatctctccagatgTAGGTCAACACCAGGGAGTCAAACCAGAAACTCTACAGCTGCCAGTCAAACACCCTACTGCTAGCtacttgtcacgtttcatgtttgtcatgccatgtttcatgtttagtcattgtcttagttacgttattgtcatgtcacgtattatgttagtctgttgttatgctttatttcttgttacatttaattttcatgtcatgttatgtttcatgtttagttcttgttaccatttatttcttagtcttgccatgtcatgttatatagtttattgtcataatttcgcTAACTTGttttgtcatgatttatgtttgtttcatgttatgttttgttcattgattagcatacactttttcgtgtctttctgcaaaccttgcattcctgctttctctctctccctttctgtcactcacaccctaattgtttcaatttcccttgtcttcttactaatctactaactttagatcaggattgggtaatactaacattctaaccatgtgttcatgttaccttacctttcttgtgcatgtcatttactaatttactaacacaagggcaggataggtttattagtaacgattactaattacctcgttaacttgccAATCATCCACACCTGattttccattctcatgctgctctcaagctaattgtctgcacctgtctacacctgcatataagctcagttccatgtatTGTCTTGGCGAAATTGTTGCCCCGTTTGTCAGTGCACCTTTTGagcggttttgtcaagccattgtttaccagttacgatccaagcctgtttattgaccaaagattattgacttctgttttgttgaccattgcctgcctgtaccacgattttgcctgctgtctttgtgctttttccCTGTGGaacagacttcggtcttgactcttgcgcagtcatcgaccctgagcctgcctaccgtccacctgtacttctgccctgctgaccgctttcctggctactggactttttgcatggtgtaccgattatgagactgccttctccctcggtactgtactctggttttggctggattttacgtttatgaacattgcttgttttgactacgctctctggatattccctgaataaagccctgacgggactttatgaCACCTCTGATTCTGAGTCGTGCAtgttgggtccaaccccccacgcacccgtctcattacTCTGTTGCCCACGGATCCATTACGGATCCAGCCTGGATGTTGCCATAGACTTTTGACAGCAAGGCAAGTCCATAGGGCTTGTCCGCAGTCCCTGAGGTATCGGCCTTACCCTGCAGCTTCCTCTCTTGTTCTGAGAGGTTTCTGTCCGCATTCAGGATGGATAAACCCACATCATTTTTCTCCTTCATAAAGATCTCCAGAGCTTGTTCTGCCTTTCAGtaaaaacatcaaaaaagtGAATTCAATAAGCCTTGTGTATATGAAGGTTatatgagtaacacacacacacacaaacacagacacaggctgaACATGCCCTTGGACTACAGTATGTTGTGGACGTtccgcactgacacacacacacacacacaaacacacacacgcgcatgcaggcaggcacacactcaaGAATGAATCACGGCAATATTGTATGGTGCATGTAAGCATTGCTTCTTCAGCAGTGACAGTTTCTGATATGGTATTATATGGTAAATAAATTGTTCTTGAGTTTAGTTACTGAGGTGAACAGTACCTGTACACCTTTCCCAGGTGTAGCTCTGTAGGTTTGAATGATGGAGTCCAGCTGGACCCGGTAGTTTTCATATCCTCCAGGTCTCATGAAGGAGTTGTGGTCCAGCTTGTTCCACAGCTGTTGTAGTAGAGCGGTGCAGTGACTCTGGGAGAGTGCTGCATTGTCTCTACATTTCTCATCATACTCTTTTCTTATATGCTCCTGGGGAGACAACAGGAACAGGACAGCATCAAAAGTGAGCTGCCGACCCCTGCCCCAGAAGCTTCCAAACTCCAGGACTTACAGGAGGTATTGCACTTCATTCAGCTTCAGGTGACAAAAAGCTAATTTCCCAATTGAAGACCATTAAAAACTTTACCCTGGTGAAATTCTACAATTTTAGACAGTACTTTAAAATTACACCGATAcagtatgttacattacattgtaccATGGCCTAAATAGTCCTAAGATCATAAAACACTATTTTACAGGTTTTTAAATCTGATATCTTACCATGAGACCTTTCTGGTAGCTCTGGTCCTCGTCCTTGAAGGAGCGTTTCATGAAGAGCTGCAGCGCCTCCTTCAGGCAGCCGTCCTGAACTGTGGAGAGCTCCTCCTGAGTCTCAGTGTGCAGTTTCACCCGCTCTCCCAGCAGCCGCTTGTAGAGGGCGAAAGACTCCTCGACCGCCGCTGAGTTCTCGATCTGAGACAGCGCCTCCACCGCGTTCTCCAAACACGGAACACTCCCGTGCCGAATGGCGTCCACGTACGTCACTGCCAGGTTCCCCAGCACTGAGGTCACACAGCCAGACAGGAGCAGAAGATAAAAGAGAGAATATCAAACAAAATATGCTTCAGTATCAACATCACCTTCTGGAAATCTCAAGCACATGATCTGTGGAATTATATGGCATATCATTCTCTCTCTATTTTACTATATGTAGTTCATCCTATCCAAAAAGACAACTGTCACCTTTTTATCAATATCATGACAAACCTTAAATAATCCCACCATGGTTGTTCAGTAACAATGTGTTTATGCGCTTACTCTGTCCAGTGACTGTATACCCTCCAGTGATAGTTTTTTCTCTCGATTGTTTGAAAATGTAGCTGCAGAAGTCAAGCGTCTGCTGGACAAAGGCCGGCTCCAGGTCAGCATCAGTCAGTTTGTCTATGATCCTCAGTTTCTCCTTGGAGGCAGGCTGGTCAAACACAAAGCACTTCCTCGTTGGGAAGTAGTTCCGGATGCATTCTCGAGCGCCGTTGCTGGACACCACATGTCTGGAATTACCTTGAGAACACAAAGGACTGGTTTATTAGTGGACTGATAGATGGCTCATCCTGGCCAGGTTAACTTAGTTTTCCCTGGAGGTCTCCCAACCTGTCATGGGTTTGCCTTGCTTGTTTGGGCATTATCTCTTGGGGCTGTGCAAGGGCACTCCCGTCACATTCATGTCTCCCTTGTGTAGCCAGTTATCGCTGATTTCACAAGGAGTGCGTAATCGCGAACAGGCATTCTTAATCTATATACAGTgtatccggaaagtattcacagcgcttcacttttcccacattttgttatgttacagccttattccaaaatggaataaattcattttcttcctccaaattctacacacaataccccataatgacaacgtgaaaaaagttttttattaaaaataaaaataaatcacatgtacataagtattcacacaTAGGTGGTTTgatcccaggtgtagccacaataagatccgcacagccgttgggcccttgagttaggcccttaaccctgcattgctccaggtgaggattgtctcctgcttagtctaatcaactgtatgtcgctctggataagggcgtctgccaaatgccattaatataatgtaatgcatttagcAGAAGACTGCACTTTTTAAATCTCAATGAACACGGCACAGTGTGCCACAATAAGCACTACACTGTGGGTAGAGCTATAAGGCAGTCTGAACAACTTACTGCTCCCTGTGCTATGTTTAGGACTGTGGTTGCCTCTGAATATACTGCTATACACAATGCTGCAGCCACTCTGTACACAGTGCTGACCTGTGCACTGTGTGTAGGGCTACATGTCTGTTAGAACATCCTACTTTTGGTGCTGTGTGTAGGATTGTAAGGCGCTCCAAGACGGGCTGCCCTTGAATAGGCAGTCGCGTGATCTACCTGATGTTACTCGCCTCAGTTGTGCGCTCCTGGGATAACTAGAGGAGCACGAGGCAGAGGGTTATTTGGTTGATCTTGGTCACTTGTCGGAAGGCCCCtgctttatttatgttttttattcttGCCCCCTTGTTTCAGGGTAGCTTTATGTTGTCAGTTTGCCGCGGAaccttttccttattttttattgcatttacTACTAGTGGTTACCTCACTGTCTGTGCGATCCCCTTCACAGTCACActctttcacatttcacaaaagCTCCCTTTTCACGTTTGTCCTCCGGATCTATACCCACACCCTTACACAACCATTCAGCAGAGGTAGGGTGCATGGAggtatggctgctggctatTCTATTCACTGTTAAGCACAATCACTCAACATGATACATTAATGATACCGTCCTTCACTAAATGACACACAGCTtttgcaaataattatttcctcATTTAGGATAAAAAGGCCGCAGGGTGAGACTTGAACCAATGCTTCTGACTCGCCTGAAGTGAAGGCTGCAACGacgaatgtttaccagtctgcTAAAGGCGTGTTgacccctagccaagggcaaagTTGTCATGGGAATCCACAAAGATACATTCACTTCACTGCACCTCACTGTGTTAACTAACGAATTAGCCAAGCTACAccagtgtagggactacaacttccacattcccacaggaaaattctgcgacgtccaccacgaatgacgtctaacttggttcagccaatcccgtaatggcgggagcaataaacggtcccgtataagagcaagacacgttcttgggatctctcttctggctcttctgcttcttctgttcttctgcttcttctcttcgacgcaccccttttggccagtcgcttcagctcatctgctccgagactcggacagaggctgaatgctgcaca
Encoded here:
- the LOC133130755 gene encoding guanylate-binding protein 1-like isoform X2, which encodes MEKPVCLIENTSAGELQVNQEALKILNSIRQPVVVVSIVGMYRTGKSYLMNRLAGKQTGFSLGSTIQSETKGIWMWCVPHPCRDDQALVLLDTEGLGDVEKGDQANDNWIFSLAVLLSSTFVYNSMGTINNEAVMSLHYVTELTEHIKVKSSEAQEGDTADEFLHFFPTFVWAVRDFTLELTMGGQAITANHYLENSLKLVKGNSRHVVSSNGARECIRNYFPTRKCFVFDQPASKEKLRIIDKLTDADLEPAFVQQTLDFCSYIFKQSREKTITGGYTVTGQMLGNLAVTYVDAIRHGSVPCLENAVEALSQIENSAAVEESFALYKRLLGERVKLHTETQEELSTVQDGCLKEALQLFMKRSFKDEDQSYQKGLMEHIRKEYDEKCRDNAALSQSHCTALLQQLWNKLDHNSFMRPGGYENYRVQLDSIIQTYRATPGKGVQAEQALEIFMKEKNDVGLSILNADRNLSEQERKLQEEKARVEMERFKAEVARREQEHTANFLKAAERAHRENEKQLMQRMEKERRAVLEQNQRVLNQRMQEQRALISEGFEQKSRTMEAQIQSLKQEVAASRNRGGGGSTCVLQ